One Eleginops maclovinus isolate JMC-PN-2008 ecotype Puerto Natales chromosome 22, JC_Emac_rtc_rv5, whole genome shotgun sequence DNA segment encodes these proteins:
- the cdc42ep3 gene encoding cdc42 effector protein 3, translated as MPAKAPIYLKPNNSKKGKKCRLRDILSPDMISPPLGDFRHTIHIGKGGERDAFGDMSFLQGKYELLPGKGSIQPQYGIQSEFLRAHSTGDASFAETPSPVLKNAISLPTIGGCQALTLPMISSPVFAIPPEPSHDIMGSTVAMKPDSAEEVEMLQMDALLRSLEVFSSEPSSPCADIQSKPDVLLDLLENKDKSTSKAVSKANKINKSKPRFDKPSSFYINGNSTFKTNGSLNSNMSSDSFDSFSGKGDFQNKTCNGSRSINSNCNGYGHFNNDINLGLKQELSKCNGEWVDRDSGVEEGRICDFDFGFSKEKSTSQDSLTQITGSFLSLELDLGPSILDDVLNIMDKPAKSRP; from the coding sequence ATGCCTGCAAAAGCCCCCATATACCTGAAACCCAACAATAGTAAGAAGGGAAAGAAATGTCGTCTCAGAGATATTTTGTCCCCAGATATGATCAGTCCACCACTTGGGGACTTTCGCCACACCATCCACATTGGCAAGGGCGGGGAGAGAGATGCGTTTGGGGACATGTCCTTCCTCCAGGGGAAGTATGAACTCCTACCTGGGAAAGGGAGTATCCAACCTCAGTACGGCATCCAAAGTGAGTTTCTGAGAGCTCATAGCACGGGTGATGCTTCCTTTGCCGAGACGCCTTCTCCAGTTCTCAAGAACGCCATCTCCCTCCCAACAATTGGTGGCTGCCAGGCGCTCACACTTCCCATGATCTCGTCCCCTGTGTTCGCTATCCCCCCGGAGCCATCGCACGACATCATGGGGTCTACAGTTGCCATGAAACCTGACAGCGCAGAGGAAGTAGAGATGCTCCAGATGGATGCCCTGTTACGCTCCCTGGAAGTCTTCAGCAGCGAGCCTTCGTCTCCCTGCGCAGACATCCAGTCGAAACCAGACGTCCTCCTGGATCTGCTGGAGAATAAAGATAAGTCCACCTCCAAGGCAGTTTCCAAagctaacaaaataaacaaaagcaaacccAGGTTTGACAAGCCGTCATCCTTTTATATCAATGGCAACAGCACCTTCAAAACTAACGGAAGCCTAAACAGTAATATGAGCAGTGACAGCTTTGACAGCTTTAGCGGTAAAGGGGACTTCCAGAACAAGACCTGCAATGGCAGCCGGAGTATCAACAGCAACTGCAATGGTTATGGACACTTTAACAATGACATTAACCTGGGTTTAAAGCAGGAGCTTTCAAAGTGCAATGGAGAGTGGGTGGACAGGGACAGTGGGGTGGAGGAGGGCCGCATCTGTGATTTCGACTTTGGGTTTTCCAAGGAGAAGAGTACGTCACAGGATTCCCTCACCCAAATCACAGGGTCATTTCTCTCCCTTGAACTTGATCTGGGCCCGTCCATCCTGGATGACGTGCTCAACATAATGGATAAACCCGCAAAGAGCAGGCCTTGA